Proteins encoded within one genomic window of Fibrobacter sp.:
- a CDS encoding glutamate synthase subunit beta, translating into MALVQRIQDVYRPVEERVKDLKEVERLFTEEEIKAQAGRCADCGIPFCHGAGCPLGNLIPEFNTAVAAGDLRKGYDIISKTAFFPEFTGRVCPALCEASCTRQLNDDAVMVRQVEKYMIETAFKEGWVEQPAAAPNGKTVAVIGGGPAGLFAAEALRRKGYAVTVYEKKPKVGGLLRYGIPNWKLEKEIIDRRVALLEAAGIKFVCNCEIGKDISAEYIRKNFDYLFLAIGTPNARDLNIPGRDAEGIYLALDFLHGSDPQNPEKYSAKGKKVLIIGGGDTGNDCVGKSLREGCKSVLQVEFMPKPPEERSPSTPWPDWPYMLRTSYAHHEGGERRWNVSSKQFIVKDGKVAGVEAVKVEWEMAPNGRPIKPNEVPNSTEIIDADLVVLAMGFTGVPADGIVKDLGLELTPRTAIIQDPSRNIYAVGDCANGASLVVRAMADAKAKVAKL; encoded by the coding sequence ATGGCTTTAGTACAAAGAATTCAGGACGTGTACCGCCCCGTAGAAGAACGCGTTAAGGACTTGAAGGAAGTTGAACGCCTCTTCACGGAAGAAGAAATCAAGGCTCAGGCTGGCCGCTGCGCAGACTGTGGCATTCCCTTCTGCCATGGAGCAGGCTGCCCTCTGGGTAACCTCATTCCCGAATTTAACACTGCAGTTGCTGCAGGTGATCTTCGCAAGGGTTACGATATCATTAGCAAGACCGCCTTCTTCCCGGAATTTACCGGCCGGGTTTGCCCCGCCCTTTGCGAAGCAAGCTGCACCCGCCAGCTGAACGATGACGCCGTCATGGTTCGCCAGGTGGAAAAGTACATGATCGAAACCGCCTTCAAGGAAGGCTGGGTGGAACAACCTGCCGCTGCCCCCAACGGCAAGACCGTTGCCGTGATCGGTGGTGGTCCTGCAGGCCTCTTTGCTGCAGAAGCTTTGCGCCGCAAGGGTTACGCTGTAACCGTTTACGAAAAGAAGCCCAAGGTGGGCGGCCTTCTCCGTTACGGCATTCCCAACTGGAAGCTGGAAAAGGAAATCATTGACCGTCGCGTGGCACTTCTTGAAGCCGCCGGCATCAAGTTTGTCTGCAATTGCGAAATCGGCAAGGATATTTCTGCCGAATACATCCGTAAGAATTTTGACTACCTGTTCCTGGCCATCGGTACTCCCAACGCTCGCGACTTGAACATTCCTGGCCGCGATGCCGAAGGTATTTACCTCGCTTTGGATTTCTTGCACGGTTCCGACCCGCAAAATCCTGAAAAGTACAGCGCCAAGGGCAAGAAGGTCCTGATTATTGGCGGTGGCGACACCGGTAACGACTGCGTGGGTAAATCTCTCCGTGAAGGCTGCAAGAGCGTGCTCCAGGTGGAATTTATGCCCAAGCCTCCTGAAGAACGTTCCCCGTCCACTCCGTGGCCCGATTGGCCGTACATGCTGCGCACCAGCTACGCCCATCACGAAGGTGGCGAACGCCGCTGGAATGTGTCCTCCAAGCAGTTCATTGTGAAGGATGGCAAGGTTGCTGGCGTTGAAGCCGTGAAGGTGGAATGGGAAATGGCCCCCAACGGCCGCCCCATCAAGCCCAACGAAGTTCCCAATTCTACAGAAATCATCGACGCTGACTTGGTGGTTTTGGCAATGGGCTTCACTGGCGTTCCTGCCGACGGCATCGTGAAGGATCTGGGCCTCGAGCTGACTCCGCGTACCGCAATCATTCAGGATCCGTCCCGCAATATCTACGCTGTAGGTGACTGCGCTAACGGCGCTTCCCTGGTGGTTCGCGCCATGGCCGACGCAAAGGCAAAGGTGGCTAAGCTTTAG
- a CDS encoding DJ-1/PfpI family protein, whose amino-acid sequence MNVLFLMANGFEETEFVTPFDYWQRGGLNVALASISDSLDVVGAHGLAIKANVLLKDVNLADYDAVCLPGGGPGVKNLKSSSAVAEVLKSFDAAGKWIFAICAAPLVLSQAGLLKNRTCTCFPGCEVELDCKQFLTDRVVVDGNVITSRGAGTAEEFAFECLAQATDRANSEKIRNQVVAR is encoded by the coding sequence ATGAACGTTCTTTTCTTGATGGCAAATGGTTTTGAAGAAACCGAATTCGTCACCCCCTTTGACTACTGGCAGCGCGGCGGCCTGAATGTAGCCTTGGCTTCTATCAGCGACAGCCTGGATGTTGTAGGCGCTCACGGTCTTGCTATCAAGGCAAACGTTCTTTTGAAGGATGTAAACCTCGCCGACTACGACGCAGTCTGCCTCCCCGGCGGCGGTCCCGGCGTCAAGAACCTGAAGTCATCTTCCGCAGTGGCGGAAGTTCTCAAGAGCTTTGACGCCGCTGGCAAATGGATATTTGCCATTTGCGCCGCGCCCCTGGTGCTTTCCCAAGCAGGCCTCCTCAAGAACAGAACCTGCACCTGTTTCCCAGGCTGCGAAGTGGAACTGGACTGCAAGCAGTTCCTTACCGACCGCGTTGTGGTAGACGGCAACGTCATCACCAGCCGCGGCGCAGGCACCGCCGAAGAATTCGCCTTCGAATGCCTGGCTCAGGCAACCGACCGCGCCAACTCTGAAAAGATTCGCAATCAAGTCGTCGCCCGCTAA